A genome region from Nitrospira sp. includes the following:
- a CDS encoding universal stress protein has protein sequence MTAPLTIHRIFHPTDFSQDSQVAFIHALKLALMFHAELTIMHVDPAVSPEGFEDFPRIRPTLAQWGLLPESSSKSDVTTLGIRIRKVRALAADAKQAIIHHLTSSPTDLMVLATHQHEGFARWVHQTLAAPVSREMHMKTLFVPSHVEGFVDRETGQTTLQRLLIPMSLQPPSQPAIDAACTLISQLNSPAVSLTLVHAGKEPDVTALNMPQKAGWSWHQLFGKGDPVEWILAAGEEFDVDLIVMATKGQDSLLDMLRGSTTERVLRGARCPLLAIPAKLV, from the coding sequence ATGACGGCTCCGCTCACGATTCATCGCATTTTTCACCCCACAGATTTTTCGCAGGATAGTCAGGTGGCATTTATCCATGCCCTCAAGCTGGCACTGATGTTTCATGCCGAGTTGACCATCATGCATGTGGACCCGGCCGTCTCGCCGGAGGGATTCGAAGATTTTCCACGTATCCGCCCGACACTGGCACAATGGGGGCTGCTCCCGGAATCCAGCTCCAAGAGCGATGTGACCACACTCGGGATCAGGATCCGGAAGGTACGAGCCCTGGCAGCCGATGCCAAGCAGGCCATCATCCATCATCTGACGTCGTCGCCGACCGACCTCATGGTCCTAGCCACACACCAACACGAGGGGTTTGCCCGCTGGGTGCATCAGACGCTCGCAGCACCGGTCTCGCGTGAAATGCATATGAAGACGTTGTTCGTCCCCTCGCACGTGGAAGGGTTTGTCGACCGTGAAACCGGCCAGACCACACTCCAACGCCTGCTCATACCGATGTCCCTCCAACCGCCTTCCCAGCCGGCCATCGATGCCGCCTGCACGCTGATCTCACAACTGAACAGTCCGGCCGTTTCGCTGACACTGGTCCATGCGGGCAAGGAGCCGGACGTGACCGCGCTGAACATGCCGCAAAAAGCGGGCTGGTCCTGGCATCAGCTCTTCGGAAAAGGCGACCCGGTCGAATGGATTCTGGCGGCCGGCGAAGAATTCGATGTGGATTTGATTGTGATGGCGACGAAGGGACAGGACAGCTTGCTCGACATGTTGCGCGGCAGCACCACGGAACGCGTGCTCCGCGGCGCGCGCTGTCCACTGCTCGCGATTCCAGCCAAACTGGTGTGA
- a CDS encoding DUF3617 family protein encodes MKTCVVQFGLIGVILWGAPVWAESVPLKPGEYHVTAVTDASNGEAGKPDSRTRCVKEEHLANPDAVFNYYAVNGFQPNPSNKVLNVSIQGGKVSYDIEGVYAVTRVEGTVSPTGFSVVRKATPKGDHALSVTMKVDAKRTGDCPGK; translated from the coding sequence ATGAAGACGTGTGTTGTGCAGTTTGGGCTTATCGGTGTGATCCTGTGGGGGGCGCCGGTGTGGGCGGAATCGGTTCCTTTGAAACCAGGCGAATATCACGTGACTGCGGTGACGGATGCCAGCAACGGGGAGGCGGGCAAACCGGACAGCCGCACTCGCTGTGTGAAGGAAGAACATCTCGCCAATCCGGATGCGGTGTTTAACTACTACGCCGTGAATGGGTTTCAGCCCAACCCGTCGAACAAGGTGCTGAATGTGTCGATCCAAGGCGGGAAAGTCAGTTATGACATCGAAGGTGTCTATGCGGTCACCCGCGTGGAGGGGACGGTGTCTCCCACCGGTTTTTCCGTGGTACGCAAAGCCACGCCCAAGGGTGATCATGCCTTGTCAGTGACGATGAAAGTCGATGCAAAACGAACCGGGGATTGTCCCGGCAAGTGA
- a CDS encoding amidohydrolase family protein, translated as MTHEGRETNDQRREPPPKARPQGKTLIDCHVHLAALPDGDNGCYISAKMLKSPLFRFLLWKHDLEPNQPRAANQKYLADLLTELKASRHVQQAVILAMDGVYDQNGRLNQAHTDFLIGNDYVLKTAQAHPDELLAGVSINPQRRDAIDEVHRCADAGAVLVKVLPNAKQFDPANPKYKPFYRALAERRLPFLSHVGYEFSLIGKDQSVGDPDRLRLALDEGATVIAAHACSYGLILYEKFLPTLLDLVQRYPHFYADISALTLPNRIRMLLHLRRYPNVQERLLFGTDYPLSVFHIAAWGRVALGTLRKMIQTKNRFDRQVEVCNGLGLGFRSLGDLLPHSSTKTND; from the coding sequence GTGACGCACGAGGGACGAGAGACGAACGACCAGCGACGCGAGCCACCCCCGAAAGCCAGGCCGCAGGGAAAAACACTGATCGACTGCCATGTGCATTTAGCGGCCCTGCCCGATGGCGACAACGGCTGTTACATCTCGGCCAAAATGCTCAAGAGCCCGCTGTTTCGGTTCCTGCTGTGGAAGCACGACCTCGAACCGAACCAGCCACGCGCCGCAAACCAGAAATACCTCGCCGACCTGCTGACGGAACTGAAGGCCTCGCGCCACGTGCAGCAGGCCGTGATTCTTGCCATGGACGGGGTCTATGACCAGAACGGCCGGCTCAATCAGGCCCACACAGACTTTCTGATCGGCAACGACTATGTCCTCAAAACCGCACAGGCTCATCCCGATGAGTTGTTGGCCGGCGTCTCCATCAACCCGCAACGGCGCGACGCCATCGATGAAGTCCACCGCTGTGCGGACGCGGGCGCGGTACTGGTGAAGGTCTTGCCGAACGCGAAACAATTCGACCCGGCAAACCCGAAATACAAACCCTTCTACCGCGCCCTGGCCGAGCGCCGATTGCCGTTTCTCAGTCATGTCGGCTACGAATTCAGTCTGATCGGCAAAGACCAGTCCGTCGGTGACCCGGACCGGTTGCGCCTGGCGCTGGATGAAGGCGCCACGGTCATCGCAGCCCACGCCTGCAGCTACGGATTGATCCTCTATGAGAAGTTTCTGCCGACCCTGCTCGACCTCGTGCAACGGTATCCGCATTTTTATGCGGATATTTCCGCCCTCACGTTACCGAACCGTATTCGCATGCTCTTACATCTACGCCGATATCCCAACGTGCAAGAGCGGCTGCTCTTCGGTACTGACTATCCGTTGTCGGTGTTCCATATCGCCGCCTGGGGCCGGGTCGCACTCGGAACATTGCGCAAGATGATTCAGACCAAGAACCGTTTCGACCGGCAGGTCGAGGTTTGTAACGGGCTGGGGCTTGGATTCCGCTCCCTCGGAGATCTGCTTCCCCATTCGTCGACAAAAACGAACGACTGA
- a CDS encoding DEAD/DEAH box helicase: protein MSILPFHPIITEWFTTRFASATNVQMQAWPAIQSGRDVLISAPTGSGKTLAAFLSCIDTLFQRAVRCELQDETHVLYVSPLKALSNDVQKNLQQPLSEIGQAALSAGLLLPELRVVVRTGDTPMTERQQMLRRPPHILITTPESLFILLTAEKSRAMLKTVRTVIVDEIHAVAPNKRGAHLALSLERMAALTGAGVQRIGLSATQRPIEAVAEFLVGNGGRSSLKREASLAGDGTIDDMRTTNDVMIIDVGHRRDMDLAVEVPKDELGAVATNAIWSDVYDRVAALVEAHRSTLVFVNTRRLAERVSHYLEERLRHLGEGVVAAHHGSLSRQIRLSAEDRLKTGRVRVVVATASLELGIDVGTVDLVCQIGSPRSIATGLQRIGRAGHWIHAIPKGRLFATTRDELIECAALIRAIRAGVLDRIEIPPAPLDVLAQQIVAAAATQSWDETELYDLCLRAMPYRDLDRPMFDAVVTMLADGYVTSRGRGRAYLHHDRINHHIRGRRGARLAAITSGGAIPDTANYAVIAEPDGTVVGSVDEDFAVESLAGDIILLGNTSWRIKGVETGKMRVEDAQGAPPTIPFWRGEAPARTAELSAEVARLRADIDQRLGADQSLSAAVSPPVQWLKQECGLDQRGAQQAVEYLLAGKAVLGIVPTQQTIVAERFFDESGGMQLVIHAPFGGRVNRAWGLALRKRFCVTFDFELQAAATDEGIVLSLGEKHSFPLDTVFAFLNVNTLREVLTQAVLQAPMFMTRWRWNASRALALLRFVGGKRVAPQIQRMRAEDLLAAVFPDAIACQDNFQGARTVRQIPNHPLAQETIRDCLTEAMDVDGLMAVLQKIEQGVITCVAVDTPMPSAFCHEILNANPYAFLDDAPLEERRARAVDMRRSLPPELAGELGALDQSAIDQVIEESWPVVRDAEEFHDALLSLGWVPCERMPGWDLLVPTLAAAGRVVTLWQGETKLGWLAAEYRHYAGLLFPEARIDPATGSVGVAEAVELEEVLNRVVLGWMESIGPTTAMDLSRTLHLSESDIQATFVRLESQGHLLRGRFLPQASRTTGDVVEWCHRRLLARIHRLTIGRLRKEIEPVTAAEFMRFLFQWQHAAPGVRLHGEAGLLEVVTQLGGFEAAASAWESQILRVRMAKYQPEWLDRLCLSGALMWGRLTPHPRLMQELNPVPGRRVIPTRVAPVSLFAREDGPVLLAAAGEELAHLDLSARLSASAQAVRRCLQERGASFFSELLHGSRLLASEVEDGLWELVAAGLVTADGFDNLRALIDPKRRRAEASDRSRRPRHVGGRWSLLRSREGCQPPSASPTELVARRLLQRYGVVFRDLLGRESIVSSWRDLLVCYRRLELTGEVRGGRFVTGFTGEQFALPGALEALRALKKRPGATAQQEIKLSAADPLNLAGLILPGTRIAAVPSNFVVFRDGMVVRTVTGRETNDRPLSPVLEVGRVGG from the coding sequence ATGTCTATCCTGCCGTTTCATCCCATCATCACCGAGTGGTTCACGACCCGATTCGCCTCTGCGACAAATGTCCAGATGCAGGCCTGGCCTGCGATTCAATCCGGGCGTGACGTGCTGATCTCAGCGCCCACTGGGTCGGGGAAGACCCTCGCGGCCTTTCTATCCTGCATCGATACCCTGTTTCAGCGGGCGGTGCGTTGTGAGCTGCAGGATGAGACGCACGTGCTGTATGTTTCGCCCCTGAAAGCGCTCAGCAACGATGTGCAGAAAAATTTGCAACAGCCGCTCAGCGAGATTGGGCAGGCCGCGTTGTCCGCCGGATTGTTGCTGCCGGAGCTGCGGGTGGTCGTGCGGACCGGCGACACGCCCATGACCGAGCGGCAACAGATGCTTCGGCGTCCGCCGCATATTCTGATTACAACTCCCGAATCGCTGTTCATCCTGCTGACGGCCGAAAAAAGCCGAGCCATGCTGAAGACCGTGCGCACGGTCATCGTGGATGAAATTCATGCCGTGGCTCCCAATAAACGGGGGGCGCATTTGGCCCTGTCCCTGGAGCGGATGGCGGCGCTCACCGGCGCGGGAGTGCAACGCATCGGCCTGTCGGCCACGCAGCGACCTATCGAAGCCGTGGCCGAGTTTTTGGTGGGAAATGGAGGCCGGTCAAGCCTGAAACGTGAAGCGTCTCTCGCGGGAGACGGGACGATCGACGACATGCGAACAACGAACGACGTGATGATCATCGACGTGGGGCATCGCCGCGATATGGATCTGGCGGTTGAAGTGCCGAAGGATGAACTCGGGGCCGTCGCGACGAATGCGATCTGGAGCGATGTGTATGATCGTGTCGCCGCGCTGGTCGAAGCGCACCGTTCTACCCTCGTATTTGTGAATACGCGACGGCTGGCCGAGCGGGTCTCGCATTATTTGGAGGAGCGTCTGCGGCATCTCGGCGAAGGGGTGGTCGCGGCGCATCACGGCAGTCTGTCGCGGCAGATTCGCCTATCGGCGGAGGATCGTTTGAAAACCGGGAGGGTGCGAGTGGTGGTGGCGACGGCCTCGTTGGAACTCGGGATCGACGTCGGCACGGTCGATCTCGTGTGCCAGATCGGGTCCCCCCGTTCGATTGCCACGGGCCTCCAGCGCATCGGTCGGGCCGGTCATTGGATTCATGCCATTCCCAAAGGACGTCTTTTTGCCACCACGCGTGACGAATTGATCGAGTGCGCCGCGTTGATCCGGGCGATCAGGGCGGGAGTGCTGGACCGTATCGAGATCCCGCCTGCGCCGCTGGACGTCTTGGCGCAACAGATCGTGGCTGCCGCGGCGACCCAATCGTGGGACGAGACGGAGCTCTACGACCTGTGCCTCCGCGCAATGCCTTACCGCGATCTGGATCGGCCGATGTTCGATGCGGTGGTCACAATGCTCGCCGATGGATACGTGACCAGTCGGGGCCGGGGGCGGGCGTATCTCCATCACGATCGTATCAATCATCACATTCGAGGCCGTCGCGGCGCTCGCCTGGCGGCCATCACCTCAGGCGGTGCGATTCCCGACACGGCCAATTATGCGGTGATTGCCGAGCCGGATGGCACGGTGGTGGGGTCGGTCGATGAGGATTTCGCGGTCGAGAGTTTGGCTGGAGACATTATTCTCCTGGGCAACACATCCTGGCGGATCAAAGGCGTGGAGACCGGCAAGATGCGGGTCGAGGATGCGCAGGGCGCTCCGCCGACGATTCCGTTCTGGCGCGGGGAGGCGCCGGCACGTACGGCGGAACTGTCTGCGGAAGTCGCCAGACTCAGGGCGGATATCGATCAACGGCTCGGCGCCGACCAGTCGCTCTCCGCTGCTGTTTCGCCGCCGGTGCAGTGGCTGAAGCAGGAATGTGGCCTCGATCAACGGGGTGCGCAACAGGCGGTTGAATATCTCTTGGCGGGCAAGGCGGTGCTGGGGATCGTCCCGACCCAGCAGACGATTGTGGCGGAGCGATTTTTCGACGAAAGCGGCGGGATGCAGCTGGTCATCCATGCTCCGTTCGGCGGGCGCGTCAATCGGGCCTGGGGATTGGCATTGCGGAAGCGGTTTTGTGTGACGTTCGACTTCGAGTTGCAGGCCGCTGCGACGGATGAAGGCATCGTCCTGTCGTTGGGGGAGAAGCACAGTTTTCCGCTTGATACGGTGTTTGCGTTTCTGAACGTCAACACCTTGCGCGAGGTGCTGACGCAGGCGGTCCTGCAAGCGCCGATGTTCATGACGCGGTGGCGGTGGAATGCCTCCCGGGCCCTCGCGTTACTCCGGTTTGTCGGAGGGAAGCGGGTGGCGCCGCAGATTCAACGGATGCGTGCCGAAGATCTCCTCGCGGCGGTGTTTCCCGATGCGATCGCCTGTCAGGATAATTTCCAGGGAGCGCGAACGGTCCGGCAAATTCCGAACCACCCGTTGGCGCAAGAAACCATTCGCGATTGTCTGACGGAGGCGATGGATGTCGACGGCTTGATGGCCGTGCTGCAGAAGATCGAACAGGGCGTAATCACGTGTGTGGCGGTCGATACGCCGATGCCGTCGGCCTTTTGTCACGAAATTTTGAATGCCAATCCGTATGCCTTTCTCGACGATGCCCCGTTGGAGGAACGCCGGGCCCGGGCGGTGGACATGCGGCGTAGTTTGCCCCCTGAGCTGGCAGGCGAACTGGGCGCATTGGATCAATCGGCTATCGACCAGGTGATCGAAGAGTCCTGGCCGGTGGTGCGGGACGCGGAGGAATTCCACGACGCACTGTTGTCTCTGGGCTGGGTACCCTGTGAGCGCATGCCTGGTTGGGATCTGCTGGTGCCGACGCTGGCGGCGGCCGGTCGTGTCGTCACCCTCTGGCAGGGCGAGACGAAGCTGGGGTGGCTGGCAGCGGAATATCGTCACTACGCAGGCCTCCTGTTTCCTGAGGCGCGAATCGATCCGGCGACCGGTTCGGTCGGAGTGGCAGAAGCGGTCGAACTGGAAGAGGTGTTGAACCGTGTGGTTTTGGGATGGATGGAGAGTATCGGGCCGACCACGGCCATGGACCTGTCACGGACGTTGCACCTATCCGAGTCGGACATACAGGCCACGTTTGTGCGACTCGAATCTCAGGGCCATCTGCTCCGAGGCCGGTTTTTGCCTCAGGCGTCACGCACGACGGGCGACGTTGTTGAGTGGTGCCATCGCCGTCTGCTCGCCCGGATTCACCGGTTGACGATCGGGCGGTTGCGCAAGGAAATCGAACCGGTCACGGCCGCCGAGTTCATGCGATTCCTGTTTCAGTGGCAACATGCGGCGCCGGGCGTACGGTTGCATGGCGAGGCCGGACTCCTGGAAGTCGTCACGCAACTCGGCGGGTTTGAGGCCGCTGCATCGGCCTGGGAATCCCAGATCCTCCGGGTCCGCATGGCCAAGTATCAACCTGAATGGCTTGATCGACTGTGTTTGAGTGGGGCCCTGATGTGGGGTCGCCTCACGCCGCATCCCCGCTTGATGCAGGAGTTGAATCCTGTGCCGGGTCGTCGCGTGATTCCGACGCGCGTCGCGCCGGTGAGTCTCTTTGCGCGCGAAGACGGGCCGGTCTTGTTGGCGGCGGCCGGTGAGGAGCTAGCGCATCTGGATCTGTCCGCACGCTTGAGCGCATCGGCGCAGGCTGTTCGACGGTGTCTGCAGGAGCGGGGTGCGAGCTTTTTCAGCGAACTGTTGCACGGGAGCCGATTGCTGGCTTCCGAAGTGGAAGATGGCTTGTGGGAACTCGTCGCGGCGGGTCTGGTGACCGCGGACGGATTTGACAACCTGCGTGCGCTGATCGATCCGAAACGGCGCCGTGCCGAAGCCTCCGATCGAAGCCGGCGGCCGCGTCATGTCGGCGGCCGGTGGTCGCTCTTGAGATCACGCGAGGGCTGTCAGCCGCCGTCTGCCAGCCCGACGGAGCTTGTGGCGCGCCGATTATTGCAACGGTATGGGGTGGTGTTTCGGGACCTCTTGGGGCGCGAGTCGATAGTGTCGTCGTGGCGCGATCTGCTGGTTTGTTACCGGCGGCTCGAATTGACCGGAGAGGTTCGTGGGGGCCGGTTTGTGACTGGGTTTACGGGCGAGCAGTTCGCCTTGCCTGGTGCGCTCGAAGCACTTCGTGCGCTCAAAAAACGGCCGGGCGCGACGGCGCAGCAGGAGATCAAGTTGTCCGCCGCCGATCCGCTGAATCTCGCAGGGCTGATTCTGCCGGGGACTCGCATTGCGGCGGTGCCATCCAACTTCGTGGTCTTTCGCGACGGCATGGTGGTACGCACGGTGACGGGGCGTGAGACGAACGACCGGCCCCTGTCGCCGGTTCTCGAGGTCGGTCGTGTCGGCGGATAG
- a CDS encoding sigma-70 family RNA polymerase sigma factor — protein MTRDDILTSLRERILSFATSRVSKELAEDLTQEVLILLHEKYVRVTELTELVPLAFQILRFKLLDAHRKSLRRGEYHQESVDELPLANPGDDPATLLDQKQRVDRLIAAVAQLGDRCRDLFKWKLEGNSFPEIQKLMGQTSINTIYTWDLRCRKQLLSLMGGTWE, from the coding sequence ATGACGCGAGACGACATTCTCACTAGTTTGCGCGAAAGGATTTTATCCTTCGCGACATCACGTGTATCGAAAGAACTGGCTGAAGATCTCACGCAGGAGGTGTTGATCCTGTTGCACGAAAAGTATGTGCGCGTCACCGAGCTGACCGAACTGGTTCCTCTGGCCTTTCAAATACTCCGGTTTAAACTGCTGGATGCCCATCGCAAGTCATTGCGCCGGGGCGAGTATCACCAGGAATCGGTCGATGAGCTGCCATTGGCAAATCCCGGCGACGATCCGGCGACACTCTTGGACCAGAAGCAACGCGTCGATCGGTTGATTGCCGCCGTGGCTCAACTCGGGGATCGTTGTCGCGACCTGTTCAAGTGGAAGTTGGAAGGGAACAGTTTTCCGGAAATTCAGAAGCTCATGGGGCAGACTTCGATCAATACCATTTACACCTGGGATCTGCGCTGCCGGAAACAGTTGTTGAGTTTAATGGGCGGCACGTGGGAATGA
- a CDS encoding DUF3015 family protein has translation MIANHRPIVAAFGGLSLLLLLSACSFKATFKETTDSTSNLTGTTSGRIWWNEDGLLKPEHKTAAFAAYNADNLEADAARGQGEYLVSLAHLTGTVEASAFQPHAQDAYNRWSQSQQASPADLLNNLQSPTR, from the coding sequence ATGATTGCCAATCATCGTCCGATCGTCGCCGCATTCGGCGGGCTGTCTCTCCTCCTGCTACTCTCGGCATGCTCCTTCAAAGCGACTTTCAAAGAGACCACTGACTCCACCTCCAATCTCACCGGGACGACCTCGGGCCGTATCTGGTGGAATGAAGACGGCCTACTGAAACCCGAACACAAAACGGCGGCCTTCGCGGCCTATAACGCGGACAATCTGGAAGCCGACGCGGCTCGTGGCCAAGGCGAGTACCTGGTCTCCTTGGCCCACCTCACCGGCACCGTCGAAGCCTCCGCATTTCAGCCACACGCGCAGGACGCCTATAACCGGTGGAGCCAGTCTCAACAGGCCTCCCCCGCCGACTTGCTGAACAACCTGCAATCACCGACACGATGA
- a CDS encoding DUF2330 domain-containing protein, with protein sequence MAQAQGTSHSNPSANEHAANWHDPRLYQIASLGALLTYGLFWLHFDISLWQIVVTIGTALFTQYLGTRLAKLPCFDPKSAFISSLSLCLLLRTDHLAIAALASLIAIGSKFVFRWNDKHLFNPTNLALAVMIATGLGWISPGQWGQVAWFGFLIACLGSLVVTRAARADVTLAFLTFYVGLLIARALRLGDPLTIPWHQLESGALLIFTFFMISDPKTTPDSRTGRIVYALCVALAALYVQFGLFQPNGPLWGLIICTPLVPLLDHLLPDLRYVWATPSRSSAAVSASPRIPGQPPAVTHHRPVPVPIVSPTKEVLMRQTIISSLLFTLGLLAWSGEASAFCGFYVGKADTKLFNKASEVAIARHDNKTVITMANDFKGDVKEFALVVPVPTVLEKEQIHVGDPAMLKHLADYSAPRLVEYFDKNPCLRYELMERRSMDAMKSMAPAAAPARQRDIALGVTVEAQYTVGEYDILILSAKESHGLETWLVENGYRIPNGASAVLHSYLKQDMKFFVARVNLGEQTKLGLTHLRPLQIAFESPKFILPIRLGTVNADGAQELFIYFLTKQGRVETTNYRTVRLPEAQEIPLYVKDKFGDFYRDLFTQQVKRESERGVFMEYAWDMNWCDPCAANPLSAEELRGLGVFWQDNNGRMGKSIPMAQNVFLTRLHVRYDAAHFPEDLMFQETSDRGNFQARYILRHPWTGTDECAAATAYRQQLRERYEREAQTLASLTGWNIGDIRKTMNIASLTPGEGKKWYQRLWTN encoded by the coding sequence ATGGCGCAAGCGCAGGGCACATCCCACTCGAACCCATCAGCGAACGAGCACGCAGCGAACTGGCACGACCCCCGCCTGTATCAGATCGCCAGCCTGGGAGCCTTGCTGACATATGGCCTCTTCTGGCTGCATTTCGACATCTCACTCTGGCAGATCGTCGTCACCATCGGCACGGCGTTGTTCACGCAATATCTCGGAACACGCCTTGCCAAACTTCCATGTTTCGATCCCAAGAGCGCCTTCATTTCTTCCTTGTCGCTCTGCCTGCTCCTCCGCACCGATCACCTCGCCATCGCAGCATTGGCTTCGCTCATTGCCATCGGCAGCAAGTTCGTCTTTCGTTGGAATGACAAGCACCTCTTCAATCCAACGAATCTCGCCCTTGCCGTCATGATCGCCACAGGTCTCGGCTGGATCTCGCCGGGGCAGTGGGGACAGGTCGCCTGGTTCGGTTTTCTCATCGCCTGCCTCGGCAGCCTTGTCGTCACGCGCGCCGCACGGGCAGATGTGACGCTCGCGTTTCTCACGTTCTACGTCGGCCTCTTGATCGCGCGCGCCCTCCGGCTAGGCGATCCACTGACCATTCCATGGCATCAGCTCGAAAGTGGCGCCCTGCTCATCTTCACCTTCTTCATGATCTCGGACCCGAAGACCACACCGGACTCCCGCACCGGCCGGATTGTCTATGCGCTCTGCGTCGCCCTCGCCGCGCTCTACGTCCAGTTCGGATTGTTTCAGCCGAATGGGCCGCTGTGGGGGTTGATCATCTGCACGCCGCTTGTGCCCCTGCTCGACCACCTGCTTCCCGACCTTCGTTATGTCTGGGCGACACCATCACGCAGTAGCGCAGCCGTATCCGCCTCGCCGCGCATCCCCGGCCAACCGCCAGCTGTGACGCATCATCGACCTGTTCCCGTCCCAATCGTGTCACCAACCAAGGAGGTCCTCATGAGACAGACCATCATTTCGTCACTATTATTCACCCTAGGCCTGCTCGCATGGAGCGGCGAGGCCTCGGCCTTTTGCGGTTTCTACGTCGGCAAGGCCGACACCAAACTCTTCAACAAGGCCTCCGAAGTAGCCATCGCACGCCACGACAATAAGACCGTGATCACCATGGCGAATGACTTTAAGGGCGACGTGAAGGAGTTTGCGCTGGTGGTGCCGGTGCCGACGGTCCTGGAGAAAGAGCAAATCCACGTCGGGGATCCGGCAATGCTGAAACATCTGGCCGACTATTCGGCTCCGAGACTGGTGGAATACTTCGATAAGAATCCCTGCCTACGCTACGAATTGATGGAGCGCCGGAGTATGGATGCGATGAAGAGCATGGCCCCGGCTGCAGCGCCGGCCCGCCAGCGCGACATCGCGTTGGGCGTGACGGTCGAGGCGCAGTACACGGTCGGCGAGTACGACATCCTGATCCTCTCGGCCAAAGAAAGTCACGGCCTCGAAACCTGGCTGGTCGAGAACGGCTACCGCATCCCGAACGGAGCCTCGGCGGTTCTGCACAGCTACCTGAAACAGGACATGAAATTCTTTGTGGCGAGAGTGAACCTGGGCGAGCAGACGAAACTCGGCTTGACGCACCTCCGGCCGCTCCAGATCGCCTTTGAGTCACCGAAGTTCATCCTGCCGATCCGGCTCGGCACGGTGAATGCCGACGGCGCCCAGGAACTGTTTATCTATTTCCTGACGAAGCAGGGCCGGGTGGAAACGACAAACTATCGGACGGTGCGACTCCCTGAGGCACAGGAAATTCCGCTCTACGTGAAAGACAAGTTCGGAGACTTCTATCGCGACCTGTTCACGCAACAGGTGAAACGGGAAAGTGAGCGCGGCGTTTTCATGGAGTATGCCTGGGACATGAACTGGTGCGACCCCTGCGCGGCCAATCCACTCTCTGCGGAAGAACTGCGCGGCTTGGGTGTGTTCTGGCAGGACAACAACGGACGGATGGGCAAAAGCATACCGATGGCGCAGAACGTGTTCCTCACCCGATTACACGTTCGCTACGATGCCGCGCACTTCCCTGAAGACCTGATGTTCCAGGAAACCTCGGATCGCGGCAACTTCCAGGCACGCTACATCCTGCGTCATCCCTGGACCGGAACCGATGAATGCGCCGCCGCCACGGCGTACCGCCAACAACTGCGGGAGCGGTATGAGCGGGAAGCGCAGACGCTGGCCTCCCTGACAGGCTGGAACATCGGTGACATCCGCAAAACGATGAACATCGCCTCGCTGACGCCCGGCGAAGGAAAGAAGTGGTATCAGCGCTTGTGGACGAACTAG